GCCCGGGCGGTGCGCGAAGGGGACCGGCTGGTCCTGCGCCGCGGCGGCGGGGAGCGGCCCGTGCCCTTCAGTTACCCGCTGGCGGTACCCGGGGAAACCGCCGTCCCGGAGGCCGGCAAGGTCATCGCCGCGACGGTGGCCGGGGCGGCGGACGGCCTGCCCGACCCGCGGCTTCTCGCGCCACGGGGGACGGTCCTCGACCTGGACCGCCTGGCGCCGCCTTTAACGGTACGCTCCCGCCGTCCGGGGGACATGTTCGCGCCTTCCGGCGGGGGGACGGTCAAATTGAAGAAGTTCCTTATCGATGCCAAAGTCCCCCGGAGCGCGCGGGACGCCGTCCCCCTGGTGGTCGACGGGGAGGGGCGTATCGCCTGGGTGGCCGGCCTGCGGACCGCCGAGTTCTGCCGGCTGACCCCCCGAACCCGGCGCGCTGTAATCCTTGAAGCGCGGGAAGCCGTGCCACGCAGGCCTTAAGGGTTTGTGTATCGTTGAAAGTGGTAATAAAACGTGATAAAATACCTCTGTTGTGGGCCAACTAGCTAGCCGGTGGTAAGGAGTGGCTTTAGTGCAGAGGATTGTCAAGAATCTTAGCATTTATTTGCTGATTGTCCTGGTCATCCTCGCCCTGATTAAATACACCTCGCATTCCGAAAGTAACGTCGAACCGCTGCGTTACGACCAGTTTTACGCGGTTGTGCAACAGGGTGAGGTGCAGAGCGTCGTCATCCAGCCCGACAAGGGTACGAACCTGATCACGGGCACGCTCAAGGACGGCACCAAGTTCGAGACGACGGGGCCCCAGGAGGACCAGAACCTGAGCGCCCTGCTTCGTGAGAAGAAGGTGGCGGAGGAGCACAAGAAGCCGGCCGAGCCCGGCTGGTGGGCCACTCTGCTCACCTCCCTCTTCCCCATCCTGATCTTTGTGGCGCTCTTCTTCTTCCTAATGCAGCAGACCCAGGGCGGAGGCAGCCGGGTCATGTCCTTCGGCAAGAGCCGCGCGCGGTTGCACACCGAAGATAAGAAACGGGTCACCTTCGCCGACGTCGCGGGGGTGGACGAGGTCAAGGAGGAACTCCAGGAACTGGTCGAGTTCCTGAAAGACCCGCGGAAGTTCAGCGAGATAGGGGCACGCATCCCGAAGGGCGTTCTGCTGTACGGGCCGCCGGGCACCGGTAAAACCCTGCTGGCGCGGGCCGTCGCCGGAGAGGCCGGCGTCCCCTTCTTCACCATCAGCGGCTCGGACTTCGTCGAGATGTTCGTCGGCGTCGGCGCCTCGCGCGTCCGTGACCTGTTCGAACAGGCGAAGAAGAACGCGCCCTGCATCGTGTTCATCGACGAGATCGACGCCGTCGGCCGCCAGAGGGGCGCCGGCCTGGGCGGCGGGCACGACGAGCGTGAGCAGACCTTAAACCAGTTGCTCGTGGAGATGGACGGCTTCTCGCCGAACGAGGCCATCATCATCATCGCCGCCACGAACCGGCCGGACATCCTGGACCCGGCGCTCCTACGCCCGGGGCGTTTCGACCGCCAGGTGGTCGTCAACATCCCGGACATCATGGGCCGCAAGGAGATCCTGGATGTCCACGCCAAGGGCAAGCCGCTGGAGGACGACGTGGACCTGGACGTTCTCGCGCGGCGCACCCCGGGCTTTACCGGAGCGGATCTGGCCAACCTGATCAACGAGGCCGCGCTCCTGGCCGCCCGGGCGAACAAGAAGCGCATCGGGATGCATGAGCTGGAGAATGCTATTGAGCGGGTGGTGGCCGGGCCCGAGAAGAAGTCCCGGGTCATCAGCGAGAAGGAAAAGAAGCTGGTCTCGTACCACGAGGCGGGGCACGCCCTGGTCAGCTACTTCCTGCCGAACAACGACCCGGTGCACAAGATCTCGATCATCCCGCGGGGGCGCGCCGGCGGGTACACCCTGCTGTTGCCCAAGGAGGACCGGTACTACGCCACCAAGTCGCAGCTCATGGACCAGATCACCATGCTCCTGGGCGGCCGGGTGGCCGAGGCCCTGGTCCTGAAGGACATCAGCACCGGCGCCCAGAACGACCTCGAACGGGCGACCGAGATCGCACGGCGGATGGTTATGGAGTACGGGATGAGCGAGGAGTTGGGACCGCTGACCCTGGGGCGCAAGCAGGAGGCCGTCTTCCTGGGGCGCGACCTGGCCCGCGACCGCAACTATTCCGAGGAGGTCGCCTACGCCATCGACGTCGAAGTAAAGAAGATCATCGAGTCCTGCTACCGCCATGCCGAGCAGATCCTGAAGGATAACATGGCCGGGCTGCACAAAGTGGCCGGGACGCTCTTCGATAAGGAGACCATCGAGGGTACCGAGTTCGAGG
The sequence above is a segment of the Thermoanaerobacterales bacterium genome. Coding sequences within it:
- the ftsH gene encoding ATP-dependent zinc metalloprotease FtsH, whose translation is MQRIVKNLSIYLLIVLVILALIKYTSHSESNVEPLRYDQFYAVVQQGEVQSVVIQPDKGTNLITGTLKDGTKFETTGPQEDQNLSALLREKKVAEEHKKPAEPGWWATLLTSLFPILIFVALFFFLMQQTQGGGSRVMSFGKSRARLHTEDKKRVTFADVAGVDEVKEELQELVEFLKDPRKFSEIGARIPKGVLLYGPPGTGKTLLARAVAGEAGVPFFTISGSDFVEMFVGVGASRVRDLFEQAKKNAPCIVFIDEIDAVGRQRGAGLGGGHDEREQTLNQLLVEMDGFSPNEAIIIIAATNRPDILDPALLRPGRFDRQVVVNIPDIMGRKEILDVHAKGKPLEDDVDLDVLARRTPGFTGADLANLINEAALLAARANKKRIGMHELENAIERVVAGPEKKSRVISEKEKKLVSYHEAGHALVSYFLPNNDPVHKISIIPRGRAGGYTLLLPKEDRYYATKSQLMDQITMLLGGRVAEALVLKDISTGAQNDLERATEIARRMVMEYGMSEELGPLTLGRKQEAVFLGRDLARDRNYSEEVAYAIDVEVKKIIESCYRHAEQILKDNMAGLHKVAGTLFDKETIEGTEFEELMREATGEVRSGK